CCGTAGTAGCCGATGCTGGTTCCCCAGTATCCCGGGCACCATCCATAGCCGCCACCGTAGGGCCCCCAGTATCCAGGAGTCCAAAGAGCGTTGACGTACGGAGGCTGAACCCATGCGCCGTCTACCCAGTAGTAATCGCCAGCAGCGGGGTCCCAGGCCCAGTAGCCAGGCGTCCAGATATAGCCGTCTCCGGGAGAGTAGGGCTGCTCATAGTCCGGGATAGGAGGCGGAGCAATGTTGGCCGAGATGGCTACCTGTGCTTCGGCCTTTAGGGTCGTAATTCCGCTCAGGGGCAAGGCCACGAGAACTGCCGCGAAGAAAACTTTGCCGGCGATTTGTTTAATGCGATTGTTGTAGCCCATCTCTTACTCCCTGCCTTCGCTTTCTTCGCGGGCCGCTGATCGAACTGCGGTTGCGAGAGGCTATCGGCATGTTACCGGCTGGTGAATCTCGCCTTGGTCCGGCTCATGTTTTATAGAACACGGAAATATCAAAAGGGTTGCGCGAGGTAATGGCGCGGATTGGCGTCTGCACGTTTGGCATCGACCTCTGGCTGATAGAGTTTTGGGATGTTCGCATCGGGTCAGCAGAGGGTTCATTTTATCGGTATTGGTGGCATTGGCATGAGCGGGATCGCGGAGATCCTGCTGACGATGGGGTATCCCGTCTCGGGGTCGGACCTACGGTCGAACGCGGTGACCGAGCGGTTGCAGGGGATGGGCGCGAAGATCTTTCTGGGGCACGATGCGGCCAATGCACGCGACGCGGACGTGATCGTGACGAGTTCCGCTGTTGCGAAGAGCAATCCTGAGGTGGTGGAGGCGCGCTCTCGCAAAACGCCGATCATCCATCGGGCCGAGATGCTGGCGGAGTTGATGCGGCTGAAGTACGGCATCGCCATTGCCGGTATGCACGGGAAGACGACCACGACGAGCATGGTGGCGAGCGTTCTGGCGGGTGGCGGATTGGACCCGACGGTGGTGGTCGGCGGGCGGGTGAATGCGCTGGGTTCGAATGCGCGTCTGGGGAACTCACGCTACCTGGTGGCGGAGGCCGATGAGAGCGACCGCAGCTTCCTGAAGCTTTCGCCGATTCTGGCGGTGGTGACGAATCTGGACCGCGAGCACATGGACGCGTATCGCGATATGGCGGATGTCGAGACAGCGTTTGTGGAGTTCATGGATCGCGTGCCGTTTTATGGGGCGACAACCGCCTGTATCGACGACCCAATGCTGCGGGCGATTTTGCCGCGCGTTCGGCGGCGTGTGATGACCTATGGCGAGAGTCCGGATGCCGATTTCCAGTTGCGCATGTTGCCGAAAGATTCCGACTGCCATGCGGTCTTTGAAGTGAACACGAAGGGGCTGCTGCTTGGGCCGTTTCGGTTGCATGTGCCGGGTAAGCACAATGTTTTGAATGCGACAGCAGCGGTGGCGATTGGTGTGGAGCTGGGGATCGCGCCTTCTCAGATCGCCGAAGGGCTGGAGGCTTTTCGAGGTGTGGATCGGCGTTTTCAGGTGAAGGGCGTGGTTCGTGGGGTAACGGTGGTGGACGATTATGGGCACCATCCTACCGAGGTGCGGGCCACCCTGCAGGCGGCGCGGGAGTGCGGCTATGGCCGGGTTCTGGTGCTGTTTCAACCGCATAGATACTCGCGGACCGCAGAGCTGATGGAGGAGTTTGCCACGGCTTTTGGGGATGCGGACCTGGTGGAGGTGGTGGATATTTATGCAGCGAATGAGGAGCCGATTGTGGGTGTGACGGCGGAGGCGCTGGTGGCGCAGATGCAGGGGACTCGGGCGGAGTACGCCGGATCGTTTGAGGAGGCTGTGGGGAGGTTGGTCTCGGAGGCACGGGATGGGGATGTGATTTTGACGATGGGTGCGGGGAATGTCTCGCAGGCCAGTGGGATGTTGATGTTGGCTTTGGTTTAGTCTCTTTTGTCATCCCGTAGCGGAGCGAAGAGATCTGTTGTTATCGCGCGGCGCGCGATCGTATGCGCCTTCGGCGCATAACAAAAGCAGATTTCTCCGCTCCCGCTACGCGGTCGGTCGAAATGATGGTGGTGTGATATGTGCGGGGCGGCGGGTGAAGCCTCCGTCATCTCGACCGGAGCGACAGCTTTATCGTCGCGTAGCGGAGAGATCTGCTTTTCCTGTTTTTAGCTAAGCCACCGCGGGAGCCAGTCCACAAAAACCTGTCAAGCCCTTCCGAAGAGATTTTCCTCGCAAACGGTAGAAAGCATGAGTAATAGAGTCCCTCCAAATTGCCGTTTTACCTACCTTGAATCGCTACAATTAAAACAGCCGAAAAGACCGTACTTCCTGAAGCCTCTGGTTTGTGCGCTCCGCGCGACCCCACCCTTTCGCAAAGAGCGCGAAAGAATGGGGCACAGGTTTTGAGGAGTCGTTCCTTGGCGGGTACCCCTTGAATGCGTTGATGCGGTTGTAGGTGGGGTTGGATATATTCAAGGTTGGCGATTCCCGCGATCTCTTGCTCAGAGGCCCATGCGGACAAAAGATGTCATAGGAAAGCGTGCTTCGGCCGTGCTGGATACGCCGGAGGACAAGTTCGTCCCGGAAAACGAGACGCGCTGGTCCCGGGGTGACGTGCGCAGGCCCGAACCTCCGCGTCCGCGTCGGGAGATGGTGGAAGACTTCTCCGACGATGCAGACACGGCCGCATTTCTGCGTTCGACGGGTCGGGGACGGCGCATCCGCCGAGGACTGATTCCACAGACCAAGTGGGGAAGGATCGCTGCTGGCTCCGCGCTGGCGCTTTTCCTGGGCGGTATGGGAGCTGCCGTGTGGACGACTTCGCGCTTCTTGATGCATGACGAGCATTTTCTGATCCCGTCTTCGCAGGCGATTGAGATCGACGGGAATAGTCACGTTTCGCGGGCTCAGATGCTGAGTGTCTTTGGTGAAGATGTGGACCGCAATATTTTTCACGTTCCGCTGGCGGAGCGGCGGACGGAACTGGAAACCATGCCGTGGGTGGAGCACGCCAGCGTGATGCGGCTGCTTCCGAATCGCATTCGCGTCCACGTGGTGGAGCGGACGCCGGTAGCCTTTGTGCGCCAGGGCGGCACGATTGGTATGGTGGACGTCCACGGTGTTCTGTTGAACCTTCCCGCAGACTCTCCGGGAAATCCGAATTATTCGTTTCCTGTGGTGACGGGCATCAGTTCGCAGGAGCCGTTGAGCACGCGCGCTCCGCGGATGAAGCTGTATACGCGTTTCATCCAGGAGCTGGATGGTGGCGACGCGAAGCTTAGCGGACAGTTGAGTGAAGTGGACTTGTCCGATCCTGAGGATGTGAAGGCGCTGATTCCGGACCACAACACCGAGGTGCTGGTCCACTTTGGCGAAGAGAATTTTCTGGACCGCTTTCACCGCATGCAGGAGCATATGCCGGAGTGGAGACAGCAGTATCCGCGGCTGGCGAGTGTGGATATGCGGTATGAGCGGCAGGTCGTTCTGCAGATGCCTCAGAATGCGAGTGGCGGCGGAACTTCGTCCGCAAATGCTCCCGCGCCCGTTTCTTCGACTGCACCGACTGCTGTCAAGGCTGCTCCTTTGGCCGTCGTACAGTCCAACAAAGTGCAGGCCAATAAACCAGCGCCCTCCGCTCCTGTAATCGACGCGGAGAAGAAGACTCCTGCGGTCGCCAAAACAGTTGCGCCAAAGAAGCCTGCTGCACCAGCCAAGGTGTCGGATGCGAAGGCGGCGGCTTCGGCGAAGCGGGTTGCGGCGATCAAGTTGTGGATGGCGCAGCGCGAGAAGGTTCGCCAGGCGCAGAAGAGTGCAGTGCCGCATACATCGACTGGGGCTCCTGTTCGCATCGCACCTATGACCCCTGGTCAGACCGGGCGGGTGGAGTAGCGACTTGGAGAAGAGCGACAATCTGATCACAGTGCTGGATGCCGGGAGCGCGAAGAGCTGCGTCCTGGTGGCAGAGCTGCAGGATGGCGTTCTTCGGTATCGCGGACACGGGATTGAAAAGTCGCGCGGCATGCGCAAGGGACTGATCGCGGAGCTTGGACCTGCGGCTGAAGCGATCAATAAGGCCGCGCTGACGGCGGAGCGCATCGCCAAAGTTGGGATTGAGACGGCCGTCGTCGGCGTAGGCGGAACGCATGTGCGCGGTGTGAACTCGCGCGGCGGCATCAGCATGGGAAGCCGGATGCGGGAGATTACACGCGAAGAGGTTCGTGCAGCCGTAGACCGTGCGCGCAGTGTCGCTCTGCCTGCCGACCGTGAGATTCTGCACCTTTTGCCGCAGGAGTTCATCCTGGACGATCAGCCGGGCATTCACGATCCGATTGGGATGGTGGGGACGAAGCTTGAGGTGAACCTGCATCTTTCGACATGCAGCGGCGGCGTAGCCCAGAGTGTGGTGACGTGCGCGAATCGTGCCGGTCTGGAAGTGATCGACACGGTGTACGAGGGAATTGCTTCGGCAGAGAGCGTATTGAGCGCGGATGAGCGTGAGCTTGGTGTCTGTCTCGCCGACATCGGCGCGAGCACGACGGAGCTGGTGGTCTTCTTTGAGGGCTCGGTCGCGCATACGGCGGTGCTGCCGATTGGTGGAGATCACTTCACGAACGATCTCGCGGTAGGACTTCATGTCCCGGTGGACGAGGCCGAAGAGTTGAAGCTGATGTACGGCAACTGCGTAGTGACGAGCGTGCCGTCGTTGAACGAGATTGAGATTGGCGGAAACCTGGCGACGGGTGGCGGCACTCCCCGGCTGGTACGGCAGAGATTTTTGGCGGAGATCCTGGAGCCGCGTGCGCGTGAGTTGTTCCAGATGTTGCGGGACAATCTGCGGCAGGGCGGTGTTCTGGAAGCCCTTGGAACTGGCTGTGTGTTGACCGGTGGGGGAGCGAATCTTGCAGGCCTGCTGGATGTCGCGGAGAGTCTGCTGCGCACGCCTGCGCGGATCGGAACTCCGGTGCCGTTGTCGCGGATGCCTCCTGAACTGGCGAAGCCCGAGTTCGCCACGGCGATTGGGATGCTGCTGTACACGCACCGCACGCAGGTGCGGAAGGCCAGCGAAGAGCTTGGTCTGAAAGCGAAGTTGAAGGCGATCTTTGCGGGCAGCTTCTAAGCGGTGAGTGGAGCGGGGAAAAGCCGGGAGCTGCGCGCCTATGGTGCGCTTGCAGGCGGGGTCTTTTGCATTGCGTGGTCGGCGATCTTTGTCCGATGGACTTCGATGCCGGGGCCAGCTTCTGCCTTTTATCGGTTACTGTTTGCGTTGATTGCGCTTAGTTTTTTCCTTCTTCGATTCAGGCGGGAGCTTGTCTCCATGCGGCGCTCCGCAGTTCTTCTGGGGTTGCTCGGGGGCGCGTTCTTTGGGGCGGACGTCGCTTTGTTCAACAGCGCGGTTTTGAAGACGTCTGCTGCGATCGCTACTCTATTCGCGAACAATGCGCCTTTGTTTGTCGGGCTGCTTACGTGGGCGATCTGGCGTCGGCGGCCTTCCATTGCGTTCTGGATGGGGCTGGGGATTGCGATGGCTGGTTCCATCTTTATCTTTCGCGCGGACGGAGCGCGGTTTGCGGGAAGTGCTTCAGGGGACTGGATGGCTGTGGGCGCGTCGTTTTGTTTCGGGGCTTATCTCGTGATCACGGGAAGATTGCGGGAGCGCGTGAGAACGGAGCTGCTGCTGGGTATTTCCTTTCTTGGAAGCACGCTGGCGCTTTTGTTTTATAACCTGGGCACGCATACGTCTCTTCGTATTCCGGATACGAAGGCCCTGGCTGCGCTTTTAGGGCTGGCGGTTGTTTGCCAGTTGCTGGGGTACTTTTTTCTGACGTATGCGCTGGGGCATCTGTCTTCTACGGTTACGTCCGTGACGCTGTTGTTGATTGCGCCGCTTACGGCGGTGATTGCTCTCGTTCTGTTTGGAGAGAGCGTTGGTGGTGCACAGATCATTGGAGGGATCCTTGTTTTGGCCGGGGTTGGGCTGACGAACCTTGTTTCGGCGGGACGAGGGCGGATTGCGTCGGCGGTTTGACGGGGATCGCTTTTTGAGCGAAGGATGGGCCTTGCGTATAACCCACACATCGCAAAGAGAGCGATGTGTGGGGCACCCGTGTTTTGAGTTTCCTGAGGATCTGGTTGTCGTGACGGAAGTTGTAGGGCGAGATGTACCAAGTCAGGCACGTTCGCCTGTTTTCAACGGGCGTCCGCAGGGTGTGACGTGCCAGAATGAAGATGCGGAATGACGATCGGTGAATGAGATTGAGCCACGCCGAATCGCGCCAAAGTTTTCTAGGAGAACCCCCGACCATGCTGCCTGACGACGACCTTCGGATCCAGTACCAAGACGAGATGCCGCGTGGAGCGCGCATTAAAGTGATTGGTGTGGGCGGCGGAGGCAATAACGCCGTCAACCGCATGATCGAAGCTGGTGTTGAGGGGGTTGAGTTTATCGCCGCAAATACCGATGTGCAGGCGCTGAAGACCTCGCGCGCACCGGTGAAGCTGCAACTAGGCGTAAAGCTGACGAGTGGTCTGGGCGCGGGTGCGAATCCTGACGTGGGCCGACGCGCGGCGCTGGAAGACTCCGACAAGATCATCGAGGCGCTCGAAGGCGCAGACATGGTCTTTGTCACGACTGGTTTGGGCGGCGGCACCGGAACCGG
This genomic stretch from Terriglobus saanensis SP1PR4 harbors:
- the murC gene encoding UDP-N-acetylmuramate--L-alanine ligase yields the protein MFASGQQRVHFIGIGGIGMSGIAEILLTMGYPVSGSDLRSNAVTERLQGMGAKIFLGHDAANARDADVIVTSSAVAKSNPEVVEARSRKTPIIHRAEMLAELMRLKYGIAIAGMHGKTTTTSMVASVLAGGGLDPTVVVGGRVNALGSNARLGNSRYLVAEADESDRSFLKLSPILAVVTNLDREHMDAYRDMADVETAFVEFMDRVPFYGATTACIDDPMLRAILPRVRRRVMTYGESPDADFQLRMLPKDSDCHAVFEVNTKGLLLGPFRLHVPGKHNVLNATAAVAIGVELGIAPSQIAEGLEAFRGVDRRFQVKGVVRGVTVVDDYGHHPTEVRATLQAARECGYGRVLVLFQPHRYSRTAELMEEFATAFGDADLVEVVDIYAANEEPIVGVTAEALVAQMQGTRAEYAGSFEEAVGRLVSEARDGDVILTMGAGNVSQASGMLMLALV
- a CDS encoding cell division protein FtsQ/DivIB, whose translation is MRTKDVIGKRASAVLDTPEDKFVPENETRWSRGDVRRPEPPRPRREMVEDFSDDADTAAFLRSTGRGRRIRRGLIPQTKWGRIAAGSALALFLGGMGAAVWTTSRFLMHDEHFLIPSSQAIEIDGNSHVSRAQMLSVFGEDVDRNIFHVPLAERRTELETMPWVEHASVMRLLPNRIRVHVVERTPVAFVRQGGTIGMVDVHGVLLNLPADSPGNPNYSFPVVTGISSQEPLSTRAPRMKLYTRFIQELDGGDAKLSGQLSEVDLSDPEDVKALIPDHNTEVLVHFGEENFLDRFHRMQEHMPEWRQQYPRLASVDMRYERQVVLQMPQNASGGGTSSANAPAPVSSTAPTAVKAAPLAVVQSNKVQANKPAPSAPVIDAEKKTPAVAKTVAPKKPAAPAKVSDAKAAASAKRVAAIKLWMAQREKVRQAQKSAVPHTSTGAPVRIAPMTPGQTGRVE
- the ftsA gene encoding cell division protein FtsA, with amino-acid sequence MEKSDNLITVLDAGSAKSCVLVAELQDGVLRYRGHGIEKSRGMRKGLIAELGPAAEAINKAALTAERIAKVGIETAVVGVGGTHVRGVNSRGGISMGSRMREITREEVRAAVDRARSVALPADREILHLLPQEFILDDQPGIHDPIGMVGTKLEVNLHLSTCSGGVAQSVVTCANRAGLEVIDTVYEGIASAESVLSADERELGVCLADIGASTTELVVFFEGSVAHTAVLPIGGDHFTNDLAVGLHVPVDEAEELKLMYGNCVVTSVPSLNEIEIGGNLATGGGTPRLVRQRFLAEILEPRARELFQMLRDNLRQGGVLEALGTGCVLTGGGANLAGLLDVAESLLRTPARIGTPVPLSRMPPELAKPEFATAIGMLLYTHRTQVRKASEELGLKAKLKAIFAGSF
- a CDS encoding DMT family transporter encodes the protein MSGAGKSRELRAYGALAGGVFCIAWSAIFVRWTSMPGPASAFYRLLFALIALSFFLLRFRRELVSMRRSAVLLGLLGGAFFGADVALFNSAVLKTSAAIATLFANNAPLFVGLLTWAIWRRRPSIAFWMGLGIAMAGSIFIFRADGARFAGSASGDWMAVGASFCFGAYLVITGRLRERVRTELLLGISFLGSTLALLFYNLGTHTSLRIPDTKALAALLGLAVVCQLLGYFFLTYALGHLSSTVTSVTLLLIAPLTAVIALVLFGESVGGAQIIGGILVLAGVGLTNLVSAGRGRIASAV